The following proteins are encoded in a genomic region of Cherax quadricarinatus isolate ZL_2023a unplaced genomic scaffold, ASM3850222v1 Contig721, whole genome shotgun sequence:
- the LOC138851470 gene encoding zinc finger BED domain-containing protein 5-like: protein MASDILSQVTTEIKESSYGKFSLQFDESCDVASCAVLLGFVRYVHQDKIKEEFLLCEDLLTTTKGEDVFNIINSFFTKNGLDWNSVQQVSVDGAPSMMGGHRGLRGLIQAINPEISVDHCIIHRYSLGSKSLPGNLKLVFEDVLKIVNFIKSRDMNSRIFKELCKEMGEQYQVLLYHTDVRWLSRGKVVRRVIELRKAVQEFLEQKGSPFATKFTDKEWLARLCYLADIFAELNSGNLQLQG, encoded by the exons ATGGCATCAGATATCCTGTCCCAAGTTACAACAGAGATCAAGGAAAGCTCATATGGCAAATTCTCCTTGCAATTTGATGAATCGTGTGACGTAGCCAGTTGTGCTGTTCTCCTTGGGTTCGTCCGTTACGTCCACCAGGACAAGATCAAAGAAGAGTTCCTATTATGCGAGGATCTGCTGACAACCACAAAGGGAGAAGATGTCTTCAATATCATCAACAGTTTCTTTACCAAGAATGGATTGGATTGGAACAGCGTTCAACAG GTCTCCGTCGATGGAGCACCGTCGATGATGGGTGGTCATCGTGGATTACGGGGCCTCATACAAGCTATCAATCCAGAAATTTCTGTAGATCACTGCATCATTCATCGGTACTCTCTTGGATCGAAAAGCCTGCCTGGTAATCTGAAGTTAGTGTTTGAAGATGTGTTGAAAATCGTCAACTTCATCAAGTCCAGAGATATGAATTCGCGCATATTCAAGGAGCTGTGCAAGGAAATGGGAGAGCAGTATCAAGTTCTGCTCTACCACACCGATGTTCGCTGGTTGTCACGAGGCAAGGTTGTACGTCGAGTCATTGAGCTCCGAAAAGCTGTTCAGGAATTCCTGGAACAAAAAGGATCTCCTTTTGCTACCAAGTTCACCGATAAGGAGTGGCTTGCTCGACTTTGTTACTTGGCTGACATATTTGCGGAGCTGAACAGTGGTAATCTGCAACTCCAGGGCTGA